Sequence from the Candidatus Krumholzibacteriota bacterium genome:
GAGATCTTTTCAAGAAACGCCGGGACAATCTCCGCCGGAACGGCCTCAAAGAAATCGACCATCGTTTCTCCGCCGGTATCGACAACCAGGTACCTTATATCCTTTTCCATAAGCCATGCCGCGCTCTCAGAAAGGGGAAGAGCGGGATCGAAGAGATTTCTGACGGCCGATATCCTTTCAAGAGCTTCACCGTCGCAGGGTGATCCATGTTGACCGAGCGTGACTACGGCGAAACAGTCTGTGTATGCCGAAAGCAGGTAACTCGTCGCTGGATCGGAGATCACTACCGACCCTTCAGGGAGTTCCCTGGTCAACTCACAGAGGATATCGCCCCTCTCAAGACTCGACTCCGGATCTGTAAGCAGTATTTTCTCCGTTTCACTCATTATTCCTGAAATTGCGAACCTGAGAGGAAGAGCGGCGAAGAGAAAGATCAGAAGAAGAGACAATACGCGGGCCGCGACTGTCCTGGCTTTCCAGGATCGCTTCTCTCCTGATACCGTCCCCATTATGATGAGCCTGCATAGATAATATATTATCAGAGCGAGCAGGCCGGTCGACGGAGCGGCATAGACCAGTCTGTAGAAAAGATAACCAAGGTGGCTCTCGAGAGGCGTAGCGGTAAGAGGATTTATCACCGCCAGAACCGGAACGAGAAAAAGTACGCCGGCAAGTAGAGGCAGTCCCTTTTTCTCCCTTATGAAAAAGACCAGCGGGGACGCGATTAATATGAAAAAGAAAACCAACCCCATCTGGCTCATGAGCTCGATCGGATCGACTGTCAGAAACTTCTCTCCGAGAAGGAGGAGGCCCTGCCTGTGCGTGTGTATGATGTTATACTCTCCCTGTACCATCGATATCCTGGCGATCACCGCCGCCGCGGTGACACCGGCCAGCACAGGGACTATTACCCTGAACCCCCGCATCCATCTTCTGCCGGCTGGAAGAATGACTCCATAGATAAAGAAAGAACCGAGGATGCCGAACATAAGATACGCGAAGACGATGTGATACGCGATTCCCGTCACGACAAGAAAGACCGACAAGATCAGATCGCGCCTTTCCTTCAATCGCAGGTACCTGATCAGGTATCCGGTCGTACCCCACATCATCACTATCGCCAGGTTCTTGCTGTACCCGATCCTGGTGAGCCACGCGATGCCGTTCCCCCTCATGAACAGGACAAAAAGTATCGAAGCCAACAGAGTCAGCCTTATCGTTCCGAGAAGCTCCTTTGAATAGAACCAGAAAACGGCCAGGGCGAAAAATGCCAGAAAAGAAGGGATCATCGACCAGAGATCGTCCGGCGCGGCATCAGCCTGGTATGCCCAGAGGGAAAGCACCGGATGCCACAATCCCTTTCTTGGATCGAATCCTGTCCCATCTCCCTCCCTGAAAAAAGAATCGTCTGGAAGGATCGTCCCGCTCTCGATAGACCTGCGGATAAAACTGATATGATCAGGCGCGTCGGTGGAAATACCAAGCTCGCCGCTTTGATCGAAAAACACGAAACAGAGGATCATCATGACAAGGATGATCGCCAGCATCGCTCTTTTTTCTCTGGCCGAAAGTCCAGTATCCTCTACAAAGTAGGGCCTGATACGCTGGTTGACCTTTTCGTCGTTTCTCCTGATGTGCATGTGGTAATAGAGGATCAACACGACCGTGACTGCAGAACAGGCTGTCGATATACCGGCATATCCCGTTCCAGGCAGAAAACCGAGAGTGACGATGAACGTCGCATAGATGATCCCGCTGAAGAAGACCCTGCAGACTCCCTCTACAGTCAGCGGGACGGAACCGGAACGGATCAGCGTGATATAGATCCCCGGGAGAACGAATAACGAAAGGAAAGCCAGGATCAACCCCACTGGCGCGGGACCCGGGATGATGCGGGCACCGACCAGAAAAGAAAGGATTATTAACGAAATGCTCAACGTGAGGAAAAACGCTTTGTTCTTCAAGGCAGCGGACTCCTCGATTCTGAGAGCGTGTCGGCCACTATTTCCAATATCAGTTATATGTCCTGCTTACCAGGAAGACTCCGGCACAGATGACAATGATACCTATGAATCTCTGGATCGAAAATGACTCGTTAAGCAGATATGGCGCGAGCAGCGCCGTGATCACGTACGAGAGGCTCACCATCGGGAACGCCCAGCTCAGTTCCGAACGCGACAGGATCAGTATCCATAGGACAGCGCTCAGCGCGTACGAAGTGAATCCTCCTATCACGTACCATGATGTAACGACCTTCTGAAAGGCTTCGACAATATTCCCAAGCCCGA
This genomic interval carries:
- a CDS encoding EamA family transporter, which codes for MLKNLIMIMATVVLNTAGQFMMKAGINRIGKIGLGNIVEAFQKVVTSWYVIGGFTSYALSAVLWILILSRSELSWAFPMVSLSYVITALLAPYLLNESFSIQRFIGIIVICAGVFLVSRTYN